In a genomic window of Rhopalosiphum maidis isolate BTI-1 chromosome 4, ASM367621v3, whole genome shotgun sequence:
- the LOC113548767 gene encoding probable multidrug resistance-associated protein lethal(2)03659 isoform X1 yields MEAAGNKKKQLPNPRAKANIFEVFTFSWILNFFKTGQKRNLETNDLYTPLNDDKSSLLGLKFEKIWKIEVANAKSTNREPSLSRVIVRTFFGNILFNGLVHVFTEMILRMIQPILIGRLLAYFNHSESNIINSVQAYMYASGLLLNMLAIILLYHYSQVEMMHLGMKIRVACCSVIYKKALKLNGTSLSATTVGQVVNLISNDVNRIDIAFKHIHYLWVGPLQSILVTYYLWQEIGLSSIIGITVFLVLVPWQGWLGKKTSDYRLKTAPSTDERVKLMNEIISGIQIIKMYTWEKPFALLVKYARKIEIEQIKEASWIKVFLQSFRIFHFRFALFISILSYVLLGNNINTQQVFVIISYYGILFTMTVCFPQGVITLAEMLISNKRIQSFLLQDEKEKHNKPLLLKSETTSKNGIEMSNINSDNNTENGTSNEKDMDQLDNFGIDVLNASAKWILNQPENSLNNINLSVRPGRLVAIIGPVGAGKSSLIQAILRELPLCEGSISVCGTLSYASQEPWLFNGSIQQNILFGSPMDYNRYEEVIKVCALKTDFKQLPYGDRSLVGERGVSLSGGQRARVNLARAIYKQADIYLLDDPLSAVDTHVGKHIFEKCIKDYLKKKTCILITHQIQYLSSVDHIVLMENANILAEGSYQELQSSGLDFTKLLKSSDETADSEIDDTKATINNSVEQLSSLSRQGSIGSISSSIDDDKLNETRAEPIEVAETRSFGNVSRSIYLSYISAGGNAFTIAFLLFICIFTQILGTGGDYWISYWVNLEDNVFRNTESKSMNISNFITGALFDTPMVISREFCVIIYSIINIALLVVIVIRCAMFVSVLMSASMNLHNNMFNAIIRATIYFFNTNPSGRILNRFTYDIGAIDEVLLMPLLDFVSIALQLLGTLVVVGIINVYLLIPTFIIGLMCYSTVYFYLSTSRSIKRLEAVSRSPVYGYLNASLQGISTIRAFQTEDVLSKEFDDHQDLHSSAWYLFISSSEAFGFSLDIICFIYICILTFSFLIVNNGNFVGDVGLVLTQAISMTGALQRGIRQLIELDNQMISVERVIEYTNVAQEAALESSPDKKPSNEWPDKGQIVFDNFYLRYSLDAAHVLKHLNIQIQAMEKIGIVGRTGAGKSSLIGALFRLALNEGNITIDGIEIHEIGLHDLRSKISIIPQEPILFSGSMRKNLDPLNEYPDHALWNALEEVELKTIVEDLPDGLNSKMSEGGSNFSVGQRQLVCLARAIVRCNKILVLDEATANVDSQTDALIQKTIRNKFRSCTVLTIAHRLNTVMDSDRVLVMDAGTIVEFDHPYKLLKNKDGFFYKMVEQTGSETFDFLYKIAVENFMNIAQENNKFTT; encoded by the exons atggAAGCTGcaggcaataaaaaaaaacaactaccAAATCCACGAGCTAAAGCAAACATCTTCGAAGTCTTTACATTTAG CTGGATTTTAAACTTCTTTAAAACGGGACAAAAGAGAAATTTGGAGACCAATGATTTGTACACTCCGCTTAACGATGACAAGTCATCATTATTAGGATTAAAATTCGAAAA GATATGGAAAATTGAAGTCGCTAATGCAAAAAGTACAAATCGGGAACCTAGTTTATCAAGAGTTATAGTACGAACGTTTTTTGgaaatatcttatttaatgGATTAGTACACGTCTTCACAGAAATGATATTAAG AATGATTCAACCTATACTCATTGGAAGGCTGTTAGCATATTTCAACCACAGTGAGTCAAATATCATAAACTCAGTACAAGCATATATGTACGCATCCGGTCTATTGTTAAATATGTTAGCTATCATATTGTTGTATCATTATTCGCAAGTGGAAATGATGCACCTTGGAATGAAGATCAGAGTTGCATGTTGCTCAGTGATATATAAAAAG gcattaaaattaaatggaaCTTCTCTAAGTGCAACCACGGTCGGTCAAGTAGTAAATTTGATATCGAATGATGTAAACCGGATTGATATAgcatttaaacatatacacTATTTATGGGTCGGACCCCTTCAAAGTATTTtggtaacttattatttatggcAAGAAATAGGTCTATCATCAATAATTGGAATAACTGTATTTCTTGTGCTTGTTCCGTGGCAAG GCTGGTTGGGGAAGAAAACATCAGACTATCGATTAAAAACAGCCCCTAGCACTGATGAAAGAGTAAAACTaatgaatgaaataatttcaGGCATTCAGATTATTAAGATGTACACGTGGGAGAAACCCTTTGCGTtacttgtaaaatatgcaaGAAA GATTGAAATTGAACAGATCAAAGAAGCGTCGTggattaaagtatttttgcaATCATTcagaatatttcattttaggtttgcattgtttataagcattttatcATATGTCTTATTaggaaataacataaatacacaacaa gttttcgttataatatcatactatggtatattatttacaatgacAGTGTGCTTCCCTCAAGGTGTTATAACACTAGCTGAGATGCTGATATCCAATAAACGTATTcag TCGTTTCTACTACAAGATGAAAAGGAGAAACAcaataaaccattattattaaaatcagaaACAACATCAAAAAATGGTATAGAAATGTCAAATATTAACAGCGACAATAACACAGAAAACGGAACTAGTAATGAAAAAGATATGGATCAATTGGATAATTTTGGAATAGACGTTTTAAACGCTTCGGCTAAATGGATACTCAATCAACCCGAAAActctttaaataacattaacttATCTGTTAGACCAGGGCGATTGGTTGCAATCATTGGGCCCGTAGGAGCCGGAAAA AGTTCATTGATCCAAGCGATCTTACGAGAATTACCACTTTGCGAAGGCAGTATTTCCGTATGCGGTACATTGTCATACGCGTCTCAAGAGCCATGGTTGTTTAACGGTTCAATTCAACAAAACATACTTTTTGGTTCACCGATGGATTATAATCGTTACGAAGAA gttATAAAAGTATGTGCATTGAAAACCGATTTTAAACAACTGCCTTATGGTGACAGATCTTTAGTAGGAGAAAGAGGAGTTTCGCTTAGTGGAGGTCAAAGAGCGAGAGTGAATCTAGCGAG agctatatataaacaagccgatatttatttgttagacGATCCACTATCCGCTGTTGATACACACGTTGGAAaacatatatttgaaaaatgcatTAAGG attacctgaaaaaaaaaacctgtatTCTCATTACTCATCAAATACAATACTTGTCGAGCGTTGACCACATTGTTTTGATGGAAAAT GCGAATATATTAGCCGAGGGTTCGTATCAAGAACTTCAATCATCTGGTTTAGACTTTACAAAATTGTTGAAGTCATCGGATGAGACAGCTGATAGTGAAATTGATGATACAAAAGCAACTATTAATAACAGCGTGGAGCAATTATCAAGTTTATCTCGTCAAGGTTCTATTGGAAGTATTTCATCGTCTATTgatgatgataaattaaacGAAACTCGAGCAGAACCCATTGAGGTGGCTGAAACCCGGTCTTTTGGAAACGTTTCACGTAGTATTTATTTGTCTTATATTTCTGCCGGAGGAAATGCTTTCACAatagcatttttattattcatatgtaTATTCACTCAAATACTTGGTACTGGTGGAGATTATTGGATAAGTTATtg gGTTAATCTAGAAGATAACGTTTTTCGTAATACAGAGAGTAAATCTATGAATATCAGTAATTTCATTACAGGCGCATTATTTGATACACCTATGGTAATATCACGAGAgttttgtgttataatatactctattataaatatagctcTACTAGTAGTTATTGTCATACGATGTGCTATGTTTGTATCAGTTCTAATGAGTGCTTCTATGAATTTACACAACAATATGTTCAACGCCATCATCAGAgccacaatatattttttcaatacaaatcCATCAG GTAGAATTCTTAACCGGTTTACATACGATATTGGTGCTATTGATGAAGTATTGTTAATGCCTTTATTGGATTTTGTCTct atagcATTGCAACTTCTAGGAACTCTTGTGGTGGttggtataataaatgtttatcttCTTATACCGACCTTCATCATAGGATTGATGTGTTATtctactgtttatttttatttatcaacatcACGAAGTATTAAACGTTTGGAAGCTGTTT ctCGTAGCCCTGTGTATGGATATTTGAATGCGTCGCTCCAAGGAATATCTACTATCCGAGCATTTCAAACTGAGGACGTTTTGAGTAAAGAATTTGATGATCATCAA gATTTACATTCTTCGgcttggtatttatttatatcatcaaGTGAAGCATTTGGATTTTCGTTGGACATAATatgctttatttatatatgtattttaacttttagtttCTTAATCGTAAACAATg GTAACTTTGTGGGAGATGTTGGATTGGTCTTAACTCAAGCAATTAGTATGACGGGTGCTCTCCAGAGAGGAATAAgacaattaattgaattagatAACCAAATGATATCTGTTGAAAGAGTAATTGAGTATACAAATGTTGCACAAGAAGCTGCTCTTGAATCTTCCCCgg ataaaaaaccATCAAATGAATGGCCGGATAAAGGTCAAATCGTGTTTGACAATTTTTATCTACGTTATAGTTTAGATGCAGCTCACGTTTTAAAACatcttaatatacaaattcagGCAATGGaaaaa atTGGAATTGTAGGTCGAACTGGTGCAGGAAAATCGTCGTTGATAGGAGCGTTATTTAGATTAGCTCTCAATGAGGGCAATATCACTATCGATGGTATAGAAATTCACGAAATTGGATTACACGATTTACGTtccaaaatttcaataattcctCAAGAACCAATTTTGTTTTCGGGATCAATGCGAAAAAACCTAGATCCCTTAAACGAATACCCAGATCATGCCCTTTGGAATGCTTTAGAagaa GTGGAACTCAAAACTATTGTAGAAGATTTGCCCGACGGTCTGAACTCAAAAATGTCAGAAGGCGGATCAAATTTCAGTGTAGGCCAAAGGCAATTAGTGTGTTTAGCCAGAGCTATAGTGCGTTGTAATAAAATCCTCGTGCTAGACGAAGCTACCGCCAATGTCGATTCACA gacCGATGCTTTGATTCAAAAAacgataagaaataaattccGGTCATGTACAGTATTAACGATCGCTCATCGTCTGAACACAGTTATGGATTCTGACAGAGTGCTTGTTATGGACGCTGGAACAATTGTCGAATTCGACCACCCATATaagttgttgaaaaataaagatggatttttttacaaaatggtAGAACAAACGGGGTCAGAAacgtttgattttttatataaaattgcagTTGAG aacttCATGAATATTGCTCAAGAAAACAACAAATTTACCACATGA
- the LOC113548767 gene encoding probable multidrug resistance-associated protein lethal(2)03659 isoform X2: MIQPILIGRLLAYFNHSESNIINSVQAYMYASGLLLNMLAIILLYHYSQVEMMHLGMKIRVACCSVIYKKALKLNGTSLSATTVGQVVNLISNDVNRIDIAFKHIHYLWVGPLQSILVTYYLWQEIGLSSIIGITVFLVLVPWQGWLGKKTSDYRLKTAPSTDERVKLMNEIISGIQIIKMYTWEKPFALLVKYARKIEIEQIKEASWIKVFLQSFRIFHFRFALFISILSYVLLGNNINTQQVFVIISYYGILFTMTVCFPQGVITLAEMLISNKRIQSFLLQDEKEKHNKPLLLKSETTSKNGIEMSNINSDNNTENGTSNEKDMDQLDNFGIDVLNASAKWILNQPENSLNNINLSVRPGRLVAIIGPVGAGKSSLIQAILRELPLCEGSISVCGTLSYASQEPWLFNGSIQQNILFGSPMDYNRYEEVIKVCALKTDFKQLPYGDRSLVGERGVSLSGGQRARVNLARAIYKQADIYLLDDPLSAVDTHVGKHIFEKCIKDYLKKKTCILITHQIQYLSSVDHIVLMENANILAEGSYQELQSSGLDFTKLLKSSDETADSEIDDTKATINNSVEQLSSLSRQGSIGSISSSIDDDKLNETRAEPIEVAETRSFGNVSRSIYLSYISAGGNAFTIAFLLFICIFTQILGTGGDYWISYWVNLEDNVFRNTESKSMNISNFITGALFDTPMVISREFCVIIYSIINIALLVVIVIRCAMFVSVLMSASMNLHNNMFNAIIRATIYFFNTNPSGRILNRFTYDIGAIDEVLLMPLLDFVSIALQLLGTLVVVGIINVYLLIPTFIIGLMCYSTVYFYLSTSRSIKRLEAVSRSPVYGYLNASLQGISTIRAFQTEDVLSKEFDDHQDLHSSAWYLFISSSEAFGFSLDIICFIYICILTFSFLIVNNGNFVGDVGLVLTQAISMTGALQRGIRQLIELDNQMISVERVIEYTNVAQEAALESSPDKKPSNEWPDKGQIVFDNFYLRYSLDAAHVLKHLNIQIQAMEKIGIVGRTGAGKSSLIGALFRLALNEGNITIDGIEIHEIGLHDLRSKISIIPQEPILFSGSMRKNLDPLNEYPDHALWNALEEVELKTIVEDLPDGLNSKMSEGGSNFSVGQRQLVCLARAIVRCNKILVLDEATANVDSQTDALIQKTIRNKFRSCTVLTIAHRLNTVMDSDRVLVMDAGTIVEFDHPYKLLKNKDGFFYKMVEQTGSETFDFLYKIAVENFMNIAQENNKFTT, encoded by the exons ATGATTCAACCTATACTCATTGGAAGGCTGTTAGCATATTTCAACCACAGTGAGTCAAATATCATAAACTCAGTACAAGCATATATGTACGCATCCGGTCTATTGTTAAATATGTTAGCTATCATATTGTTGTATCATTATTCGCAAGTGGAAATGATGCACCTTGGAATGAAGATCAGAGTTGCATGTTGCTCAGTGATATATAAAAAG gcattaaaattaaatggaaCTTCTCTAAGTGCAACCACGGTCGGTCAAGTAGTAAATTTGATATCGAATGATGTAAACCGGATTGATATAgcatttaaacatatacacTATTTATGGGTCGGACCCCTTCAAAGTATTTtggtaacttattatttatggcAAGAAATAGGTCTATCATCAATAATTGGAATAACTGTATTTCTTGTGCTTGTTCCGTGGCAAG GCTGGTTGGGGAAGAAAACATCAGACTATCGATTAAAAACAGCCCCTAGCACTGATGAAAGAGTAAAACTaatgaatgaaataatttcaGGCATTCAGATTATTAAGATGTACACGTGGGAGAAACCCTTTGCGTtacttgtaaaatatgcaaGAAA GATTGAAATTGAACAGATCAAAGAAGCGTCGTggattaaagtatttttgcaATCATTcagaatatttcattttaggtttgcattgtttataagcattttatcATATGTCTTATTaggaaataacataaatacacaacaa gttttcgttataatatcatactatggtatattatttacaatgacAGTGTGCTTCCCTCAAGGTGTTATAACACTAGCTGAGATGCTGATATCCAATAAACGTATTcag TCGTTTCTACTACAAGATGAAAAGGAGAAACAcaataaaccattattattaaaatcagaaACAACATCAAAAAATGGTATAGAAATGTCAAATATTAACAGCGACAATAACACAGAAAACGGAACTAGTAATGAAAAAGATATGGATCAATTGGATAATTTTGGAATAGACGTTTTAAACGCTTCGGCTAAATGGATACTCAATCAACCCGAAAActctttaaataacattaacttATCTGTTAGACCAGGGCGATTGGTTGCAATCATTGGGCCCGTAGGAGCCGGAAAA AGTTCATTGATCCAAGCGATCTTACGAGAATTACCACTTTGCGAAGGCAGTATTTCCGTATGCGGTACATTGTCATACGCGTCTCAAGAGCCATGGTTGTTTAACGGTTCAATTCAACAAAACATACTTTTTGGTTCACCGATGGATTATAATCGTTACGAAGAA gttATAAAAGTATGTGCATTGAAAACCGATTTTAAACAACTGCCTTATGGTGACAGATCTTTAGTAGGAGAAAGAGGAGTTTCGCTTAGTGGAGGTCAAAGAGCGAGAGTGAATCTAGCGAG agctatatataaacaagccgatatttatttgttagacGATCCACTATCCGCTGTTGATACACACGTTGGAAaacatatatttgaaaaatgcatTAAGG attacctgaaaaaaaaaacctgtatTCTCATTACTCATCAAATACAATACTTGTCGAGCGTTGACCACATTGTTTTGATGGAAAAT GCGAATATATTAGCCGAGGGTTCGTATCAAGAACTTCAATCATCTGGTTTAGACTTTACAAAATTGTTGAAGTCATCGGATGAGACAGCTGATAGTGAAATTGATGATACAAAAGCAACTATTAATAACAGCGTGGAGCAATTATCAAGTTTATCTCGTCAAGGTTCTATTGGAAGTATTTCATCGTCTATTgatgatgataaattaaacGAAACTCGAGCAGAACCCATTGAGGTGGCTGAAACCCGGTCTTTTGGAAACGTTTCACGTAGTATTTATTTGTCTTATATTTCTGCCGGAGGAAATGCTTTCACAatagcatttttattattcatatgtaTATTCACTCAAATACTTGGTACTGGTGGAGATTATTGGATAAGTTATtg gGTTAATCTAGAAGATAACGTTTTTCGTAATACAGAGAGTAAATCTATGAATATCAGTAATTTCATTACAGGCGCATTATTTGATACACCTATGGTAATATCACGAGAgttttgtgttataatatactctattataaatatagctcTACTAGTAGTTATTGTCATACGATGTGCTATGTTTGTATCAGTTCTAATGAGTGCTTCTATGAATTTACACAACAATATGTTCAACGCCATCATCAGAgccacaatatattttttcaatacaaatcCATCAG GTAGAATTCTTAACCGGTTTACATACGATATTGGTGCTATTGATGAAGTATTGTTAATGCCTTTATTGGATTTTGTCTct atagcATTGCAACTTCTAGGAACTCTTGTGGTGGttggtataataaatgtttatcttCTTATACCGACCTTCATCATAGGATTGATGTGTTATtctactgtttatttttatttatcaacatcACGAAGTATTAAACGTTTGGAAGCTGTTT ctCGTAGCCCTGTGTATGGATATTTGAATGCGTCGCTCCAAGGAATATCTACTATCCGAGCATTTCAAACTGAGGACGTTTTGAGTAAAGAATTTGATGATCATCAA gATTTACATTCTTCGgcttggtatttatttatatcatcaaGTGAAGCATTTGGATTTTCGTTGGACATAATatgctttatttatatatgtattttaacttttagtttCTTAATCGTAAACAATg GTAACTTTGTGGGAGATGTTGGATTGGTCTTAACTCAAGCAATTAGTATGACGGGTGCTCTCCAGAGAGGAATAAgacaattaattgaattagatAACCAAATGATATCTGTTGAAAGAGTAATTGAGTATACAAATGTTGCACAAGAAGCTGCTCTTGAATCTTCCCCgg ataaaaaaccATCAAATGAATGGCCGGATAAAGGTCAAATCGTGTTTGACAATTTTTATCTACGTTATAGTTTAGATGCAGCTCACGTTTTAAAACatcttaatatacaaattcagGCAATGGaaaaa atTGGAATTGTAGGTCGAACTGGTGCAGGAAAATCGTCGTTGATAGGAGCGTTATTTAGATTAGCTCTCAATGAGGGCAATATCACTATCGATGGTATAGAAATTCACGAAATTGGATTACACGATTTACGTtccaaaatttcaataattcctCAAGAACCAATTTTGTTTTCGGGATCAATGCGAAAAAACCTAGATCCCTTAAACGAATACCCAGATCATGCCCTTTGGAATGCTTTAGAagaa GTGGAACTCAAAACTATTGTAGAAGATTTGCCCGACGGTCTGAACTCAAAAATGTCAGAAGGCGGATCAAATTTCAGTGTAGGCCAAAGGCAATTAGTGTGTTTAGCCAGAGCTATAGTGCGTTGTAATAAAATCCTCGTGCTAGACGAAGCTACCGCCAATGTCGATTCACA gacCGATGCTTTGATTCAAAAAacgataagaaataaattccGGTCATGTACAGTATTAACGATCGCTCATCGTCTGAACACAGTTATGGATTCTGACAGAGTGCTTGTTATGGACGCTGGAACAATTGTCGAATTCGACCACCCATATaagttgttgaaaaataaagatggatttttttacaaaatggtAGAACAAACGGGGTCAGAAacgtttgattttttatataaaattgcagTTGAG aacttCATGAATATTGCTCAAGAAAACAACAAATTTACCACATGA